The candidate division WOR-3 bacterium genome window below encodes:
- a CDS encoding rod shape-determining protein, with translation MAFNIGNFFKNLRSHFLSDVAIDLGTCTTLIYVHGRGIVLNEPTVVAVDIKTKKCVAVGEEAKRMLGKTPEDIRAIRPMKDGVIADFEMVELLLRAFIEKIQQKKLFTRPRVIICVPSGITEVEKRAVRDSVEAAGAREVYLVSEPIAAAIGINLPVHLPQGNMIIDIGGGTTEIAVIALSGIVTNNSIRVAGDEMDDAIVQYIKKNYNLIIGEQTAEEIKIAIGNAFPTEEERTMEVRGRDLVKGIPKTIKITSHEVREAIQEPLSMIIEAVRSTLEKTPPELAADIVNSGIYMAGGGSLLRGIDTLIREETNLPVTVAEQPNKAVVYGAGKILEDMQKYEKVIFTLKRE, from the coding sequence TTGGCATTCAACATCGGCAATTTCTTTAAGAATTTAAGAAGCCATTTTTTAAGTGATGTGGCAATAGATTTGGGGACCTGCACCACCTTAATTTATGTCCATGGCCGGGGTATCGTCCTTAACGAACCAACGGTCGTGGCGGTGGATATCAAAACCAAGAAATGCGTTGCAGTAGGCGAAGAAGCCAAACGGATGCTTGGTAAGACTCCCGAGGATATCCGGGCAATCCGGCCGATGAAGGATGGGGTGATCGCTGATTTTGAAATGGTGGAACTGCTCCTGCGCGCCTTTATTGAAAAAATTCAGCAAAAGAAACTCTTCACCCGACCTCGCGTGATCATCTGCGTGCCATCAGGTATTACTGAGGTTGAGAAAAGAGCTGTGCGGGATTCGGTAGAAGCAGCTGGGGCAAGGGAAGTATACCTTGTCTCGGAACCGATCGCAGCAGCCATCGGCATAAATCTTCCGGTCCATCTACCTCAGGGGAATATGATCATCGATATCGGTGGAGGTACTACCGAAATCGCAGTCATTGCCCTTTCCGGGATTGTTACTAACAACTCAATCCGGGTCGCTGGGGACGAAATGGACGATGCCATCGTCCAGTATATCAAAAAAAATTATAATCTCATAATTGGGGAACAGACTGCCGAAGAAATCAAGATTGCGATCGGTAATGCCTTCCCTACTGAAGAGGAAAGAACGATGGAAGTTCGTGGGCGGGATCTGGTTAAAGGCATCCCTAAAACGATCAAAATCACCAGCCACGAGGTGAGAGAAGCGATTCAGGAGCCGCTCTCCATGATCATTGAAGCGGTGAGGAGCACCTTGGAGAAAACCCCACCTGAACTCGCCGCAGATATTGTAAATTCTGGCATTTACATGGCCGGTGGAGGCTCATTATTAAGGGGGATCGATACCCTGATTCGCGAAGAGACAAATCTACCGGTGACGGTCGCCGAACAACCCAATAAGGCTGTGGTCTATGGAGCCGGCAAGATCCTTGAAGATATGCAAAAATATGAAAAGGTCATCTTTACCTTGAAGCGAGAATAG